Proteins encoded in a region of the Streptomyces sp. PCS3-D2 genome:
- a CDS encoding DUF1996 domain-containing protein, with protein MGNGHRLLALVICLVLGGGLTAAVLGATRASGPRTEAQSGAPAASDYVDIRQVPPSPAVAPAAPADRGDGSPGSMLVDCGRNEQGHYNEDNLVVSPGVRGGAHHTHSYVGNLSADAMSADRTLAAAATSCAGGDRSTYYWPVLRRPDRPGTRPHETSAGHGNTGEIVPEASVRVEFRGNPVSKVVAMPPFLRAMTGDAAARTSGGDAHVRARWGCSGSPERSTTRYPRCPEGERVTRTLVFPSCWNGLDAASPGHRSHLLFPGGNGVCPADTFPVPELRLSLAYALPPGAPMAIDSFPEQRHSPRTDHAMFVNAMTEPQMAAVVACLNEGRVCRT; from the coding sequence ATGGGGAATGGACACCGACTGCTCGCTCTGGTCATCTGCCTGGTCCTGGGCGGTGGGCTGACCGCCGCGGTGCTCGGCGCCACGCGCGCCTCCGGTCCGCGTACCGAGGCGCAATCCGGTGCCCCGGCGGCGTCCGACTACGTGGACATACGGCAGGTCCCGCCCTCCCCCGCCGTTGCTCCGGCCGCGCCCGCCGATCGCGGCGACGGCTCGCCGGGGTCCATGCTGGTGGATTGCGGCCGCAACGAGCAGGGGCACTACAACGAGGACAACCTCGTGGTCTCGCCCGGCGTGCGGGGCGGCGCCCACCACACGCACTCCTACGTGGGAAACCTGTCCGCGGACGCGATGTCGGCCGACCGCACGCTGGCCGCCGCCGCCACGAGCTGCGCCGGTGGCGACCGGTCGACGTACTACTGGCCCGTCCTGCGCCGCCCGGACCGGCCGGGCACCCGCCCGCACGAGACGTCCGCCGGACACGGGAACACCGGTGAGATCGTGCCGGAGGCCTCGGTACGGGTCGAGTTCCGGGGCAATCCGGTGAGCAAGGTCGTGGCGATGCCGCCCTTCCTGCGCGCGATGACGGGCGACGCGGCCGCCCGCACTTCCGGCGGCGACGCCCACGTCCGGGCCCGCTGGGGATGCTCCGGTTCCCCCGAACGCTCCACCACCCGCTACCCGCGCTGCCCCGAGGGTGAACGCGTCACCCGCACCCTGGTCTTCCCGAGCTGCTGGAACGGCCTCGACGCCGCGAGCCCCGGGCACCGCTCGCACCTGCTGTTCCCCGGGGGCAACGGAGTCTGCCCCGCCGACACCTTCCCCGTGCCCGAACTCCGCCTCTCCCTCGCCTACGCGCTCCCCCCGGGCGCGCCCATGGCCATCGACTCCTTTCCCGAGCAACGGCACAGCCCGCGGACCGACCACGCCATGTTCGTCAACGCGATGACCGAGCCGCAGATGGCCGCGGTCGTCGCGTGCCTCAACGAGGGCCGCGTCTGCCGGACGTGA
- a CDS encoding DUF1838 family protein, translating into MTQAATPAELLHAFARTRARLDGGEVTYWWTGDVHSWAPGEPYRRLFGFEGLNVSRLVADEEDGGYRLLSREAAFYLDPVTREILDTWQDRPVVHVWNDPANQKWRPFPVPVTELGDQICFSLEIPLAYPSPLPVEEYPDHSADDTYRALELFQFFAPATALTAGGVSVPATMSWTRMSPWLPWMRQGARPGGLTFHCRGRKLDSYAQVPERTRAYIADHHPEFAHAPESWSEPNETSWTYFRRLCPPDRAES; encoded by the coding sequence ATGACACAGGCAGCGACACCCGCCGAGCTCCTGCACGCATTCGCCCGCACCCGCGCCCGGCTCGACGGCGGCGAGGTCACCTACTGGTGGACCGGCGACGTCCACTCCTGGGCGCCGGGGGAGCCCTACCGGCGACTTTTCGGCTTCGAAGGGCTCAACGTCTCCCGCCTCGTGGCGGACGAGGAGGACGGTGGCTACCGGCTGCTGTCCCGTGAGGCCGCGTTCTACCTGGACCCGGTGACCCGCGAGATCCTGGACACCTGGCAGGACAGGCCCGTCGTCCACGTGTGGAACGACCCGGCCAACCAGAAGTGGCGCCCCTTCCCGGTCCCCGTGACCGAGTTGGGCGACCAGATCTGCTTCAGCCTGGAGATCCCGCTCGCCTATCCTTCCCCGCTGCCCGTCGAGGAGTACCCGGACCACTCCGCCGACGACACCTACCGGGCGCTGGAGCTCTTCCAGTTCTTCGCACCCGCGACCGCCCTGACGGCCGGCGGGGTGAGCGTCCCGGCGACGATGTCCTGGACCCGCATGTCCCCGTGGCTGCCGTGGATGCGGCAGGGAGCACGCCCCGGCGGACTCACCTTCCACTGCCGCGGCCGCAAGCTCGACAGCTACGCGCAGGTGCCCGAACGCACCCGTGCGTACATCGCGGACCACCACCCCGAGTTCGCCCACGCGCCGGAGAGCTGGAGCGAGCCGAACGAGACGAGTTGGACGTACTTCCGCAGGCTCTGCCCGCCGGACCGCGCGGAGTCCTGA